The Microtus ochrogaster isolate Prairie Vole_2 unplaced genomic scaffold, MicOch1.0 UNK45, whole genome shotgun sequence genome includes a region encoding these proteins:
- the Pnma5 gene encoding LOW QUALITY PROTEIN: paraneoplastic antigen-like protein 5 (The sequence of the model RefSeq protein was modified relative to this genomic sequence to represent the inferred CDS: inserted 1 base in 1 codon; substituted 2 bases at 2 genomic stop codons), translated as MAVALLDDWCKGMDLDPKKAVLVVGIPVQCSEAEIKDTLKEGLPPLCAHKVIGRMFRREDKAKAVLIELTEVVDYTMMPTHIPAAGGAWEVVVKPRSPDNEFINKLIYFLKDEGRRMVDVAKALGFSTAPTVSMELRNSDQDKPEGLKSLCNSVCYRKLKVFSGSPFPGPGEETFETWLEEVTERMQLWQVGEEEKKRRLLESLRGSALSIMQALGASSDSLTMEQCLKALKQVFGNKEDCKVLQFQCRQNPISSQKAVEKLSDYLLRLEPLLQKAAQQSPLAAHSTDSIRLQHVLARVSLTTGLRSRLSLLDQQGCPPTFLELMKLTQEEEEWETSMVAKEEQNRAGKESGPCEAAADQVTTQAGFFREISTQTTGEEIISVKRRRLLWRASAGEDGPLGQSSLGAKNEPEEQKPHVVAQESGNERGAGAMSHPNPREIXAQEIQKLLLLAGNKDTLAKXWGSPDKXAGDLSCTEGQGGQGQDKASHRPLIRNDYNKQKQAPPSSVTTISQACGEYQKKKWGTTIAKLQDDPDSSWDASESEDEGSEGGDSELRMPTGTEARQGLEEPITGLSWPERTNAWGEVQQGRETVLRRGGRRIQPVFRIIYTALGEPHEGSTLESFRE; from the exons ATGGCTGTGGCTCTATTAGATGACTGGTGTAAGGGGATGGACCTGGATCCCAAGAAGGCGGTGCTCGTTGTGGGCATCCCTGTGCAGTGCAGTGAGGCTGAGATAAAGGACACGCTGAAGGAAGGCTTACCTCCTTTGTGTGCTCACAAGGTGATAGGTAGAATGTTCAGGAGGGAAGACAAAGCTAAGGCCGTCTTAATTGAACTGACAGAAGTTGTCGATTATACTATGATGCCCACTCATATACCAGCAGCAGGGGGGGCCTGGGAAGTGGTAGTCAAACCCCGTAGCCCAGATAATGAGTTTATCAATAAGCTGATCTACTTTCTGAAAGATGAAGGACGGAGAATGGTAGATGTAGCCAAAGCCCTGGGGTTTAGCACTGCCCCTACAGTGAGCATGGAGCTAAGGAATTCAGACCAAGACAAACCAGAAGGTTTGAAGTCTCTGTGCAATAGCGTGTGTTACCGAAAACTGAAAGTGTTTTCTGGCAGTCCCTTTCCAGGCCCAGGAGAGGAGACCTTTGAAACCTGGTTAGAGGAGGTCACTGAGAGGATGCAGTTATGGCAGGTGGGTGAGGAGGAGAAGAAGCGGCGCCTTCTAGAGAGCCTGCGAGGCTCTGCCCTGTCAATTATGCAGGCACTCGGGGCTAGCAGTGACTCCCTAACTATGGAGCAGTGCTTGAAAGCACTAAAGCAGGTCTTTGGGAATAAAGAGGACTGTAAGGTCTTACAGTTCCAATGCCGTCAGAATCCGATTTCCTCTCAGAAAGCTGTAGAGAAGCTGTCTGACTATTTGCTGCGCTTAGAGCCCCTCCTGCAGAAAGCAGCGCAGCAGAGCCCCTTGGCAGCACACAGCACAGATTCGATTCGCCTCCAGCATGTCTTAGCTCGAGTCTCCCTGACCACTGGCCTTAGGAGCAGGCTATCCCTCTTAGATCAGCAAGGGTGCCCACCCACTTTTCTGGAGTTAATGAAACTcactcaagaggaagaagagtgggAGACCAGCATGGTGGCGAAGGAGGAGCAGAATCGGGCTGGGAAGGAGAGTGGCCCATGTGAGGCAGCAGCAGATCAGGTTACCACCCAGGCAGGGTTCTTTCGGGAGATCAGCACCCAGACCACAGGAGAGGAAATTATATCAGTGAAACGGAGGCGACTGCTATGGAgagccagtgctggggaggacgGGCCTCTGGGGCAGTCAAGTTTGGGGGCTAAAAATGAACCTGAGGAGCAGAAACCCCATGTTGTAGCTCAGGAGTCGGGAAACGAGCGAGGGGCTGGGGCTATGAGCCACCCCAACCCCAGGGAAATATAGGCTCAAGAAATCCAGAAACTCCTTCTTCTAGCAGGCAACAAAGATACCTTGGCAAAATGATGGGGCAGCCCAGACA TGGCAGGGGACTTAAGTTGTACAGAAGGGCAAGGTGGCCAGGGCCAGGATAAAGCATCTCACAGGCCACTAATTAGAAATGATTATAACAAGCAAAAACAAGCTCCACCTAGCTCAGTGACTACCATATCCCAGGCTTGTGGAGaataccagaaaaagaaatggggaacTACTATAGCCAAACTTCAGGATGATCCAGACTCCAGTTGGGATGCTAGTGAATCGGAGGATGAAGGTAGTGAGGGCGGTGACTCTGAGCTAAGAATGCCCACCGGCACTGAAGCAAGACAGGGCTTGGAGGAACCGATCACAGGGCTGTCCTGGCCAGAGAGAACCAATGCCTGGGGAGAAGTGCAGCAAGGCCGGGAGACAGTGCTCCGGAGAGGAGGCCGCAGGATCCAGCCTGTCTTCAGGATCATCTACACTGCTCTAGGGGAGCCTCACGAGGGCAGCACCCTTGAGTCCTTTCGTGAGTGA